One Microbacterium esteraromaticum genomic window carries:
- a CDS encoding MarR family winged helix-turn-helix transcriptional regulator — MSEADEVDRIVGAWNTQRPDLDFSPLEVLSRMDRLSRHLDRARRDVFRRSDIEPWEWDVLSALRRAGAPFQLSPKQLLQQTLVSSGTMTNRIDRLVGRRFVRREADPLDGRSVLVTLTDDGRVRVDAAITRLVDAEAVLLQALPRADRERLAGLLRKLSLSFDS, encoded by the coding sequence ATGAGCGAGGCGGATGAGGTCGACCGGATCGTCGGCGCCTGGAACACCCAGCGCCCCGATCTGGACTTCTCGCCGCTCGAGGTGCTCTCGCGCATGGACCGCCTCTCCCGTCACCTCGACCGAGCGCGACGAGACGTGTTCCGCCGCAGCGACATCGAGCCGTGGGAGTGGGACGTGCTCTCGGCTCTGCGCCGCGCGGGGGCGCCGTTCCAGCTCTCCCCCAAGCAGCTTCTGCAGCAGACGCTGGTCTCGAGCGGAACCATGACGAACCGCATCGACCGGCTCGTCGGCCGGCGCTTCGTCCGACGCGAGGCCGACCCGCTCGACGGGCGCAGCGTGCTGGTCACCCTCACCGACGACGGGCGGGTGCGGGTGGATGCCGCCATCACCCGTCTCGTCGATGCCGAGGCCGTGCTGCTTCAGGCCCTCCCCCGCGCCGACCGGGAGCGGCTCGCAGGGCTGCTGCGCAAACTGAGCCTGAGCTTCGACTCGTGA